CCTCAATCGGCAGAGTATTGAGAAACGAAAATAGGCAGTACACATAGTTGTCAAAACCAGCCTGAGAATTTGGGTGACTAGAACCCAGTTTCTGAAACAGGATTTCCACAGCCTTTTGATACATGGGTAACGCTTCCTCGTACCTCCCTTGCGAAT
Above is a genomic segment from Rubidibacter lacunae KORDI 51-2 containing:
- a CDS encoding tetratricopeptide repeat protein, producing the protein SQGRYEEALPMYQKAVEILFQKLGSSHPNSQAGFDNYVYCLFSFLNTLPIEEALQRLPQEAHEDYLTHRSTQESSEND